From one Dermacentor silvarum isolate Dsil-2018 chromosome 3, BIME_Dsil_1.4, whole genome shotgun sequence genomic stretch:
- the LOC125944232 gene encoding uncharacterized protein LOC125944232 — MASSGAATAVTFGRGNRRNDEDIEYPFILPQLPQGRLAINTVFLHGDVRARPYKVEDFRDALLPTGLLPEVLCIGAYQINHVWAVTLKDATATKRLLALKELQVKGRRCVIVDPQDQQVKLRLHWLLYGVADEDVRTAFAAFGKVEEVSRERWRVQGMGEKTSTTRTVLLKLKSGVKVEDLPHQVRVGDDSATSTLTV; from the exons ATGGCCTCATcaggggcagcgacagcggtcacttttggccgcggaaacaggcgCAACGATGAAGATATCGAATACccgtttattctgcctcaactgcccCAAGGACGATTGGCGAttaataccgtgtttttgcacggtgatgtgCGTGCGAGACCTTACAAGGTCGAAGATTTCAGGGACGCCCTGCTGCCGACAGGTTTGCTGCCTGAGGTActatgcataggggcgtaccagattaaccacgtctgggcggtgaccctcaaggATGCGACCGCCACAAAACGACTGTTGGCCCTCAAGGAACTACAAGTAaagggacgacggtgcgtcatcgttgacccgcaggaccagcaggtgaagcttcggcttcactggctgctgtacGGCGTCGCCGACGAGGACGTCCGCACGGCGTTCGCAGCTTTCGGCAAGGTCGAGGAAGtgagccgggagaggtggcgtgtCCAAGGCATGGGAGAAAAGACGTCAACCACAAGGACCGTGCTGCTGAAGCTGAAAAGTGGCGTCAAGGTGGAGGACCTCCCTCACCAGGTCCGCGTCGGCG ACGATTCGGCCACGTCGACGCTGACTGTGTGA